In Primulina huaijiensis isolate GDHJ02 chromosome 6, ASM1229523v2, whole genome shotgun sequence, a single window of DNA contains:
- the LOC140979805 gene encoding ubiquitin-like domain-containing protein CIP73 isoform X1, translated as MGSKSVERTDRSHNDVAGCSETTVEIKIKTLDSQTFTLRVDKCVPVPELKEHIASLTGVLSEQQRLICRGKVLKDDQLLSAYHVEDGHTLHLVVRQPVTPSPESSFDLPATDPTIGTGLNPGNQEGSGMVVGTFNLSEQGDGAFPDLNRIVSAVLSSFGIPRSGNGGEGIDLNLLPSERLSTVPSHGGLRNSRTMLSDQLGAASVPLEAMQPPIIPDSLTTLLQYLSHLRQEFTANAGGQITNFGNTCFSERDGHELDTTIRSNETRGLLTPESLAEVITSTRQLLVGQATECLSQLAGQLQCHTNVTDPLERSRIQSNAIRSGALFQNLGSLLLELGRAIMTLRMGQTPADAMVNSGPSVFVSSTGPNPIMVQPQPFQPGGSFGSVPVGTAQQGSGLAAGSGGSGSLPRNIDIRIRTGSVFPRRDTTGSQPHGQGAPVSSNSVNSGPQEPAGFDSNSSNREPQLRAIPVRTVVAAVPAAVGRGADSSHSSIGILYPVLARVQQVTTGNPNGAIASQALDPDHAPVGNTQQPISVSAPQQGNDGVTGGSGISNSAAEVIVGQEFSTQIQGGLEQLLRTIFPGENANPPSSGLIPDPSELRRQDVESAAAAAPPTVSEEGIQLSNILRQLMPMITENIGISSVQTQTDANQDEEVSSSHERTCPPELAQKSKRQKRE; from the exons ATGGGAAGCAAGAGCGTTGAGCGCACAGATAGATCCCATAATGACGTGGCTGGGTGTTCTGAAACTACCGTTGAAATTAAGATCAAGACTTTGGATTCTCAAACTTTCACTTTGCGAGTGGATAAATGC GTTCCTGTTCCTGAACTTAAGGAACACATCGCTTCTTTAACTGGTGTTCTGTCTGAGCAACAACGCCTTATATGCCGTGGAAAAGTTTTAAAGGACGATCAGCTACTCTCTGCGTACC ATGTAGAAGATGGTCACACCCTGCACCTGGTAGTGAGACAACCAGTTACTCCATCTCCGGAGAGTTCATTTGATCTTCCAG CAACTGATCCAACGATAGGAACGGGGCTTAATCCCGGCAATCAAGAAGGTTCTGGTATGGTTGTTGGAACCTTCAACTTATCAGAGCAGGGAGATGGAGCATTTCCTGATCTCAATCGG ATTGTCTCAGCTGTTCTGAGTTCGTTTGGAATCCCAAGGTCTGGAAATGGTGGCGAAGGAATTGATCTTAAT CTACTGCCTTCGGAACGGCTTTCGACTGTGCCCAGTCATGGTGGTCTTAGAAATTCTAGAACAATGCTGTCTGACCAATTAGGTGCTGCATCTGTTCCATTGGAAGCTATGCAGCCACCG ATAATACCAGATTCATTGACTACTTTGTTACAGTACTTAAGTCATTTGCGGCAGGAATTTACTGCCAATG CCGGTGGACAGATCACAAATTTTGGAAATACTTGTTTTTCTGAGCGTGATGGACATGAATTAGACACTACTATACGTTCTAACGAGACCAGAGGGCTTCTGACACCAGAGTCCTTGGCAGAGGTGATAACATCTACCAGACAACTGCTTGTTGGCCAAGCCACTGAATGCTTATCG CAACTTGCTGGACAACTGCAGTGTCACACAAATGTTACTGATCCATTAGAGCGGTCAAGAATTCAATCTAATGCTATAAGATCAGGAGCTCTTTTCCAAAATTTAGGGTCTTTATTGCTTGAGCTTGGCAGGGCAATAATGACTCTGAGGATGGGTCAAACACCT GCTGATGCAATGGTGAATTCTGGGCCCTCTGTTTTTGTATCCTCAACGGGGCCCAATCCTATCATGGTTCAG CCCCAGCCCTTCCAACCAGGAGGAAGTTTTGGTTCAGTTCCAGTTGGTACTGCTCAACAGGGCTCTGGATTAGCTGCAGGCTCTGGTGGTTCTGGATCTCTCCCTCGAAATATTGACATCAGAATACGAACAG GTTCAGTATTTCCTCGAAGAGATACAACTGGGTCGCAGCCTCATGGGCAAGGTGCTCCAGTGTCTTCGAATAGTGTAAATTCTGGTCCACAAGAGCCTGCGGGATTTGATTCAAATTCAAGTAACAGGGAGCCCCAATTGCGGGCAATTCCTGTTAGAACTGTAGTGGCTGCGGTTCCTGCAGCTGTTGGGCGTGGTGCTGATTCATCTCATAGTTCAATAGGAATATTGTATCCAGTCTTGGCAAGAGTTCAGCAAGTAACTACAGGAAATCCAAATGGTGCAATAGCTTCCCAAGCATTGGATCCAGATCACGCTCCTGTAGGCAACACCCAACAACCTATATCTGTTTCTGCTCCACAACAGGGAAATGATGGAGTGACTGGGGGTAGTG GCATTAGCAATTCAGCTGCAGAAGTGATTGTTGGTCAAGAATTCTCTACTCAGATCCAGGGTGGACTTGAGCAGCTGCTGAGGACAATATTTCCCGGGGAGAATGCCAATCCCCCGAGTTCAGGTTTGATTCCAGATCCTAGTGAATTAAGAAGGCAGGATGTTgaatcagcagcagcagcagcaccACCAACCGTGAGCGAAGAAGGAATACAATTATCTAATATACTTCGTCAGTTAATGCCCATGATTACTGAGAACATTGGAATTTCTTCTGTTCAAACACAG ACTGATGCAAACCAGGATGAGGAGGTTTCTTCCAGCCATGAGCGCACCTGCCCCCCCGAATTAGCACAAAAATCAAAACGACAAAAG AGGGAGTGA
- the LOC140979805 gene encoding ubiquitin-like domain-containing protein CIP73 isoform X2 → MVVGTFNLSEQGDGAFPDLNRIVSAVLSSFGIPRSGNGGEGIDLNLLPSERLSTVPSHGGLRNSRTMLSDQLGAASVPLEAMQPPIIPDSLTTLLQYLSHLRQEFTANAGGQITNFGNTCFSERDGHELDTTIRSNETRGLLTPESLAEVITSTRQLLVGQATECLSQLAGQLQCHTNVTDPLERSRIQSNAIRSGALFQNLGSLLLELGRAIMTLRMGQTPADAMVNSGPSVFVSSTGPNPIMVQPQPFQPGGSFGSVPVGTAQQGSGLAAGSGGSGSLPRNIDIRIRTGSVFPRRDTTGSQPHGQGAPVSSNSVNSGPQEPAGFDSNSSNREPQLRAIPVRTVVAAVPAAVGRGADSSHSSIGILYPVLARVQQVTTGNPNGAIASQALDPDHAPVGNTQQPISVSAPQQGNDGVTGGSGISNSAAEVIVGQEFSTQIQGGLEQLLRTIFPGENANPPSSGLIPDPSELRRQDVESAAAAAPPTVSEEGIQLSNILRQLMPMITENIGISSVQTQTDANQDEEVSSSHERTCPPELAQKSKRQKRE, encoded by the exons ATGGTTGTTGGAACCTTCAACTTATCAGAGCAGGGAGATGGAGCATTTCCTGATCTCAATCGG ATTGTCTCAGCTGTTCTGAGTTCGTTTGGAATCCCAAGGTCTGGAAATGGTGGCGAAGGAATTGATCTTAAT CTACTGCCTTCGGAACGGCTTTCGACTGTGCCCAGTCATGGTGGTCTTAGAAATTCTAGAACAATGCTGTCTGACCAATTAGGTGCTGCATCTGTTCCATTGGAAGCTATGCAGCCACCG ATAATACCAGATTCATTGACTACTTTGTTACAGTACTTAAGTCATTTGCGGCAGGAATTTACTGCCAATG CCGGTGGACAGATCACAAATTTTGGAAATACTTGTTTTTCTGAGCGTGATGGACATGAATTAGACACTACTATACGTTCTAACGAGACCAGAGGGCTTCTGACACCAGAGTCCTTGGCAGAGGTGATAACATCTACCAGACAACTGCTTGTTGGCCAAGCCACTGAATGCTTATCG CAACTTGCTGGACAACTGCAGTGTCACACAAATGTTACTGATCCATTAGAGCGGTCAAGAATTCAATCTAATGCTATAAGATCAGGAGCTCTTTTCCAAAATTTAGGGTCTTTATTGCTTGAGCTTGGCAGGGCAATAATGACTCTGAGGATGGGTCAAACACCT GCTGATGCAATGGTGAATTCTGGGCCCTCTGTTTTTGTATCCTCAACGGGGCCCAATCCTATCATGGTTCAG CCCCAGCCCTTCCAACCAGGAGGAAGTTTTGGTTCAGTTCCAGTTGGTACTGCTCAACAGGGCTCTGGATTAGCTGCAGGCTCTGGTGGTTCTGGATCTCTCCCTCGAAATATTGACATCAGAATACGAACAG GTTCAGTATTTCCTCGAAGAGATACAACTGGGTCGCAGCCTCATGGGCAAGGTGCTCCAGTGTCTTCGAATAGTGTAAATTCTGGTCCACAAGAGCCTGCGGGATTTGATTCAAATTCAAGTAACAGGGAGCCCCAATTGCGGGCAATTCCTGTTAGAACTGTAGTGGCTGCGGTTCCTGCAGCTGTTGGGCGTGGTGCTGATTCATCTCATAGTTCAATAGGAATATTGTATCCAGTCTTGGCAAGAGTTCAGCAAGTAACTACAGGAAATCCAAATGGTGCAATAGCTTCCCAAGCATTGGATCCAGATCACGCTCCTGTAGGCAACACCCAACAACCTATATCTGTTTCTGCTCCACAACAGGGAAATGATGGAGTGACTGGGGGTAGTG GCATTAGCAATTCAGCTGCAGAAGTGATTGTTGGTCAAGAATTCTCTACTCAGATCCAGGGTGGACTTGAGCAGCTGCTGAGGACAATATTTCCCGGGGAGAATGCCAATCCCCCGAGTTCAGGTTTGATTCCAGATCCTAGTGAATTAAGAAGGCAGGATGTTgaatcagcagcagcagcagcaccACCAACCGTGAGCGAAGAAGGAATACAATTATCTAATATACTTCGTCAGTTAATGCCCATGATTACTGAGAACATTGGAATTTCTTCTGTTCAAACACAG ACTGATGCAAACCAGGATGAGGAGGTTTCTTCCAGCCATGAGCGCACCTGCCCCCCCGAATTAGCACAAAAATCAAAACGACAAAAG AGGGAGTGA